In one window of Stigmatopora argus isolate UIUO_Sarg chromosome 19, RoL_Sarg_1.0, whole genome shotgun sequence DNA:
- the xrcc3 gene encoding DNA repair protein XRCC3 isoform X1 has translation MYSLRQLDLHPRIIGALNKAGVRSVRDVLHVSAPDLQRLTSLSAGDVCHLLTAAALHCRPRRPLPVLRAEETGATLSLGCPLLDGLLRGGLPVGGVTELSGESGAGKTQLALQLCLSAQYPARHGGLDSGAVFVCTEDAFPGKRLRQLITEQPRLRPDVPAGVTAGRRFGDHVYVEHAPDLASLRLCLRRRVALLLARRLVRFVAVDSVAALFRAELDPSQWAERSRELLALSGVLRHLCQHYNPAVLCINQVSDIFGDDQEHTGPSGSNVRPALGLAWANQVTVRLTMRRLGRTVSRDGRDSVLRRLEVVFAPHLPRAGRHAAVWKEGVRGLEDDPDRPDVDL, from the exons ATGTACTCGTTGCGGCAGCTGGACCTTCATCCGAGGATCATCGGCGCCCTCAACAAAG CCGGCGTCCGTTCGGTGCGAGACGTCTTGCACGTGTCCGCTCCGGACCTGCAGAGGCTGACCTCCTTGTCGGCCGGCGACGTGTGCCACCTCCTGACGGCCGCCGCCCTGCACTGCCGGCCCCGCCGCCCGCTGCCAG TTCTGAGGGCGGAGGAGACGGGCGCCACCCTCAGCCTGGGCTGCCCCCTGCTGGACGGACTGCTACGGGGCGGCCTTCCCGTGGGCGGCGTGACCGAGTTGTCCGGAGAGAGCGGCGCCGGGAAGACCCAGCTGGCTTTGCAGCTCTGCCTGTCGGCGCAGTACCCGGCCCGCCACGGCGGTCTGGACTCGG GTGCCGTCTTCGTGTGCACGGAGGACGCCTTCCCCGGCAAACGCCTGCGGCAGCTGATCACCGAACAGCCGCGGCTGCGTCCCGACGTTCCCGCCGGCGTGACGGCCGGCCGGCGCTTCGGCGACCACGTCTACGTGGAGCACGCCCCCGATTTG GCGTCGCTCCGGCTCTGCCTGAGGCGTCGCGTGGCGCTCCTGCTGGCTCGCCGGCTGGTCCGCTTCGTGGCGGTGGACTCGGTGGCGGCGCTCTTCCGCGCCGAGTTGGACCCGTCCCAGTGGGCGGAGAGAAGCCGGGAGCTGCTGGCGCTCTCGGGCGTCCTGCGCCATCTCTGCCAGCACTATAATCCCGCCGTGCTGTGCATCAACCAG GTGAGCGACATCTTCGGCGACGACCAAGAACACACGGG TCCTTCTGGCTCCAACGTACGCCCGGCGCTGGGCTTGGCGTGGGCCAACCAGGTGACGGTGCGACTGACCATGCGACGGCTGGGGCGGACGGTGAGCCGGGACGGCCGGGACAGCGTCCTGCGCCGGCTGGAGGTGGTCTTTGCGCCTCACCTGCCCCGAGCGGGACGCCACGCCGCCGTCTGGAAGGAGGGCGTCCGGGGACTGGAGGACGACCCGGACCGACCCGACGTTGACCTTtag
- the xrcc3 gene encoding DNA repair protein XRCC3 isoform X2, producing the protein MDRKTSAIGGVLRAEETGATLSLGCPLLDGLLRGGLPVGGVTELSGESGAGKTQLALQLCLSAQYPARHGGLDSGAVFVCTEDAFPGKRLRQLITEQPRLRPDVPAGVTAGRRFGDHVYVEHAPDLASLRLCLRRRVALLLARRLVRFVAVDSVAALFRAELDPSQWAERSRELLALSGVLRHLCQHYNPAVLCINQVSDIFGDDQEHTGPSGSNVRPALGLAWANQVTVRLTMRRLGRTVSRDGRDSVLRRLEVVFAPHLPRAGRHAAVWKEGVRGLEDDPDRPDVDL; encoded by the exons ATGGATCGGAAGACTAGCGCCATCGGTGGCG TTCTGAGGGCGGAGGAGACGGGCGCCACCCTCAGCCTGGGCTGCCCCCTGCTGGACGGACTGCTACGGGGCGGCCTTCCCGTGGGCGGCGTGACCGAGTTGTCCGGAGAGAGCGGCGCCGGGAAGACCCAGCTGGCTTTGCAGCTCTGCCTGTCGGCGCAGTACCCGGCCCGCCACGGCGGTCTGGACTCGG GTGCCGTCTTCGTGTGCACGGAGGACGCCTTCCCCGGCAAACGCCTGCGGCAGCTGATCACCGAACAGCCGCGGCTGCGTCCCGACGTTCCCGCCGGCGTGACGGCCGGCCGGCGCTTCGGCGACCACGTCTACGTGGAGCACGCCCCCGATTTG GCGTCGCTCCGGCTCTGCCTGAGGCGTCGCGTGGCGCTCCTGCTGGCTCGCCGGCTGGTCCGCTTCGTGGCGGTGGACTCGGTGGCGGCGCTCTTCCGCGCCGAGTTGGACCCGTCCCAGTGGGCGGAGAGAAGCCGGGAGCTGCTGGCGCTCTCGGGCGTCCTGCGCCATCTCTGCCAGCACTATAATCCCGCCGTGCTGTGCATCAACCAG GTGAGCGACATCTTCGGCGACGACCAAGAACACACGGG TCCTTCTGGCTCCAACGTACGCCCGGCGCTGGGCTTGGCGTGGGCCAACCAGGTGACGGTGCGACTGACCATGCGACGGCTGGGGCGGACGGTGAGCCGGGACGGCCGGGACAGCGTCCTGCGCCGGCTGGAGGTGGTCTTTGCGCCTCACCTGCCCCGAGCGGGACGCCACGCCGCCGTCTGGAAGGAGGGCGTCCGGGGACTGGAGGACGACCCGGACCGACCCGACGTTGACCTTtag